The nucleotide window ATGATGAAGGTAATTTTAAAGGCTATTACGACAAGCAAGTCGACAACTATGGCCAAGATCACTACCAATTGCATTGGAATCACCGTTACAACCAGAAATGGTCAACAAATTTTGCTTTAAACTATACTTACGGACGAGGTTATTTTGAAGAATACGTCGATGACTATTTATATCAAAACATATATTTTTCAGGAGATTCTACCTATGATTTTTTGGGATTAGATCCTATAATCGTTGACGGGCAAGAAATAAATTCTACAGATTATATAAGGCGTCGCTGGCTCGACAATGATTTCTACGTTTTTAATGGTGCAATTAATTATAAAGATGAAAACCTACAAGTAGTTGGTGGTGGTTCATACAGTTTATACAAGGGAGACCATTTTGGTGAAATCATTTGGGCCAGATATGCGCCAACTTTGGAAGAAGGAGATCATTATTATGATGGTTACGGAGAGAAAACCGATACCAACATCTTCGGCAAAGCAACCTACAGTTTAAATGGTCAATGGCAATTTTATGGCGATCTGCAGGTTCGCTTTGTGGATTATACCACAAGTGGACAAAATTCAGACAGAGAACCGTTTATAACGGACAAACAATACACCTTCTTTAATCCGAAGGCTGGACTGACCTACAAAATGAATGACCAGAACAGCCTGTACCTTTCGTATGCCCGCGCGAATCGTGAACCCAATCGCGATGATTTCCAAAACAACCCAAATGTGAAACCAGAGCAACTCAATGATTTTGAGTTAGGTTGGCGCTACGATTCTGAAAGGTTCAGGCTGCATTCAAATCTGTATTATATGCATTACAATGAACAGTTGGTGCTTACAGGAATGTTGGATGATGTAGGAAACCCAATTAGAGACAACAGTGGTGAAAGTTACCGTTTAGGTTTAGAGATAGAAGCCGCTTGGAATATAACCAAAGGCCTAAATTTAAAACCTAACATTGCAATCAGTTCAAACAAAAACAAGGAGTTTATTGCATCGTTAGATGGTGAATTGGTGAATCTTGGCAGAACTTCCATTTCGTATTCCCCAAATGTGGTGTTTGGCAATGCTTTGGAATACAGTCCCATTGAAAATCTTCAAATTGCACTATTAAGTAAATATGTTGGGGAACAATACATGGGCAATACCGATTCAGATTTTTCAAAGTTGGATGCCTATTTTGTAAATGATCTTAATGTGAATTATACCATCAGGCCAAAATCTATTTTTAAAGAAATAGTTCTGACCGCATTGGTAAATAATATTTTGGATGAAAGATATATTTCCAATGGTTATTATTATACGTACGATGACGATTTTTCAGTTCCAGGAGTAATCACTACAGTTGAAGGTGCTGGCTATTATCCACAAGCGGAAAGAAATTTTTTAGTTGGGTTGACCTTGAGATTTTAATTTGTAATCACCAAAGTTGTAGCGTTCGGTTGAGACACCCGGTATTCTTTTAATCCACATGGAAGGGGTTTGTCTTTGGCCTGTCCTGTAAATAGGTAGTATGTATTTTCGTCCTCACATTGGCAAGTGACCTCCACACCCTCTCTTTGCAAAAAAGAACAAGACCCGTTAATTGTATGGTTGGGATCTGCTGCATCAAAGGCTCGATAGCCACTTCCAACATTGATTACATAAAAACCTAAATTTCCTTGGTTGGGAACATAAACAGAATTGCTTGTAAATTGTAATTGACTATACTCGGGTAAATTCATATTAATAGTATAATTAACGCCAACATTTAGTAGATAACGGCATTCATTTCTATTGTCATCACTGCTACAGGAAATAAACATAAATAAGACAAAAACGGAAAAAAGGTAGCGGGCCATAAACAGTTTCGTTTGGCACAATTTACAACAAAATATAAACTGCGAATAATAATTCGTATATTTGTAGACCAATCTCGTGAAAGCGAGATTTTTTGCGTTGTATACTTTGCCTAAAGATTGAAAAAGGAGTGGTGATAATGCAGATTTCAACTTAAAAATGACGATTATGAGTAACATTTCTTATTACACAGCAGAGGGGTTAAAAAAATTAAGGGACGAGCTTAATTATTTAAAGGATGTTGAGCGTCCTAAGGCGTCACAAGCTATTGCAGATGCCAGAGATAAAGGAGATTTGAGTGAGAATGCCGAATACGATGCTGCAAAGGAAGCACAGGGTTTGTTGGAAATGAAAATTTCTAAAATGGAAGAGACTCTGGCAAATGCACGTGTAATTG belongs to Aegicerativicinus sediminis and includes:
- a CDS encoding TonB-dependent receptor, whose product is MKNLFNVLGVVVLTFGLSYQMYSQQPKDQDTTKTEVLEEVLVTAVRVKSNAPITHSNLSKVEIAKRNLGQDVPQLLNFLPAVVTTSDAGAGIGYTGIRVRGINAQSTNVTINGIPYNDAESMGTFWVNLGDIASSVQNIQLQRGVGTSTNGSGAFGASINVLTDAVANEPYAEINNSVGSFNTRKHTVKMSTGLIDRHFEVSGRLSQIKSDGYIDRASSDLKSYFLQASYVDDNTLIKAITFAGKEETYQSWYGFDPVSTEYAGFNPNLDENRRFNIAGIMFDDEGNFKGYYDKQVDNYGQDHYQLHWNHRYNQKWSTNFALNYTYGRGYFEEYVDDYLYQNIYFSGDSTYDFLGLDPIIVDGQEINSTDYIRRRWLDNDFYVFNGAINYKDENLQVVGGGSYSLYKGDHFGEIIWARYAPTLEEGDHYYDGYGEKTDTNIFGKATYSLNGQWQFYGDLQVRFVDYTTSGQNSDREPFITDKQYTFFNPKAGLTYKMNDQNSLYLSYARANREPNRDDFQNNPNVKPEQLNDFELGWRYDSERFRLHSNLYYMHYNEQLVLTGMLDDVGNPIRDNSGESYRLGLEIEAAWNITKGLNLKPNIAISSNKNKEFIASLDGELVNLGRTSISYSPNVVFGNALEYSPIENLQIALLSKYVGEQYMGNTDSDFSKLDAYFVNDLNVNYTIRPKSIFKEIVLTALVNNILDERYISNGYYYTYDDDFSVPGVITTVEGAGYYPQAERNFLVGLTLRF
- a CDS encoding Rieske (2Fe-2S) protein produces the protein MARYLFSVFVLFMFISCSSDDNRNECRYLLNVGVNYTINMNLPEYSQLQFTSNSVYVPNQGNLGFYVINVGSGYRAFDAADPNHTINGSCSFLQREGVEVTCQCEDENTYYLFTGQAKDKPLPCGLKEYRVSQPNATTLVITN